A genomic window from Lycium barbarum isolate Lr01 chromosome 4, ASM1917538v2, whole genome shotgun sequence includes:
- the LOC132638652 gene encoding early nodulin-like protein 4, translating into MESLLSQSYFFIIFLGFIMGSSCEAYTFYAGGKSGWVLNPSESYRHWAERNRFQVNDTIVFKYKRGSDSVLLVDKDDYTKCNNDKPIRELKHGDSKFKFEGSGPFYFISGHEDNCEKGQKLHIVVLSPNHKAHIASSPTPTESIGPISPAPTPTKSGATGFIGALSGFYWGFISLIIATYFCILV; encoded by the exons ATGGAGTCTTTGTTGTCTCAAAGCTATTTCTTTATAATTTTTTTGGGGTTTATTATGGGGTCATCATGTGAAGCTTATACATTCTATGCTGGTGGCAAAAGTGGCTGGGTTTTAAATCCTTCTGAATCTTACCGTCATTGGGCTGAACGAAATCGCTTTCAAGTCAATGACACCATCG ttTTCAAGTATAAAAGGGGGTCAGATTCAGTTCTTTTAGTTGACAAAGATGATTACACCAAGTGCAACAATGACAAGCCAATTCGTGAACTAAAACATGGTGATTCAAAATTCAAGTTTGAAGGATCAGGTCCATTTTATTTTATTAGTGGACATGAAGATAATTGTGAAAAGGGTCAAAAGCTCCATATTGTTGTGTTGTCACCAAATCACAAAGCCCACATAGCCTCAAGCCCAACACCTACTGAATCCATTGGCCCAATTTCACCTGCTCCGACTCCGACTAAGTCGGGTGCAACAGGGTTTATTGGTGCTCTAAGTGGTTTTTATTGGGGCTTTATTAGTTTGATAATAGCAACTTATTTTTGTATCTTAGTTTAA